The genomic interval GAGGAACGGGACCCGGGTGAGGCCGGCGGGCGCGATCAATGCCGCTCGGGAGATACGCTCCGGGGCATACGAGGCCGTTTCCAAGAGAATGCCTCCTCCAAAGGACATCCCAATAAAGGGAAGTCGTTCGAGACCAAGGCCGTTCAAGACGTCCACCATCCATTTGCCATAATTCTGGTTCCCGGGCGGCACCCGGGTCTGGGTGCTGCGGCCCGGTTGGCCGATGGGGTCCGGGGCGTAGAGCCGGTAGTCTTTAATAAGAGGGAGAAACCACTCCAGGATGCGAGGCGCCCCGGTACTGATGCCGGTCAACAGAATCACGGGCGGCGCATCTGGGAGGCCGGCAGCCAAAACATGGGTATGGCCGAAGCGAGTTTCCACCATTCGGCTTTCAGTTTCGACCGCGAGACTGGCTAGCTTTTGCTCATAGAGGGCAAGAACTTCAGCCTGGCCCTGGACGCTTCTGTAAATGGAGGCAGTGGACATGCGGTTTTCCTAGATACTATCTCCTATTAAGCCAACGCTTCTGGGGCCTCGCTCTCCTCCGGCGGCACCGGCTCCAATCACCACGGTTAATGTAGGGCGGGCACCGCCCACCGTGAATAACTGAGGGTTCATTCGGAGGCCGTTAACTTTCAGGACGGAGACCCCACCCCAAGAGGGCTGGAAATACCTCAAAGTCTATTTAATTTAATAAGCCAGGGTGTGATAAGTTCCCTCTGGCTGAAGATTTTGAACTTCCCCACAAATTCCTGCGTGGCCAGAATCGTGCCATTCCGGGCTGAGACTCCCACTCCTAAATGAGTAAAATCGGGGTCGAGCAAAATGGCCCGGTGTCCGGGGCTGCTCAGCCAGTCATCCACGATTTCTTTGGCCAGGCTCGAAGCGTTGCTGGTCTTGTAGCCCCAGGCGCTCCAAATATTCTCACCTATAGAGCGCACCCAGTGGCGGTAATTGCTTGATATACGTCTATGATAGGGTACTCCGTCAGGGGTGGTGTGGTCAAAAAACCGGCGCACCAGCATGTCATTGCTATAGGCCCGGGCCACATCCCGCAGTTCATCATCTTTGCTTAAAGGGGCTACACTTTTTGCCCGCCTGTGTTGATTGGTCAGTTCAAAGACCAGGTCTTCCACCTTTTCCAAATACTTAACCCCCGGCGGCGGCAAAACCGGTTTCAGCGGTTTCACCACGGGCGGGGCTAACGCCTGGTTGGCCAGAGGCATCACCAAAGGGCAGAAAGCTAAAACCACCCCCGCCAGGAGGCCCACTATCATTAGTTTCACCACAACTGATTTCATAAAGCAGCAGTTTGCAGTCA from Desulfobaccales bacterium carries:
- a CDS encoding alpha/beta hydrolase produces the protein MSTASIYRSVQGQAEVLALYEQKLASLAVETESRMVETRFGHTHVLAAGLPDAPPVILLTGISTGAPRILEWFLPLIKDYRLYAPDPIGQPGRSTQTRVPPGNQNYGKWMVDVLNGLGLERLPFIGMSFGGGILLETASYAPERISRAALIAPAGLTRVPFLSSAVKFFIPCLLYRYFPSRERLIGAVQPLVGELDDYSLQVFDATLRHVKLNVPPPGPFDKETLAGFKAPTLLFLAKSDIFIPVEPALRRAKELLPSLTAVEVLEGPHIPPKPIWKYHAERIGMFLKETQ
- a CDS encoding CAP domain-containing protein; translation: MVKLMIVGLLAGVVLAFCPLVMPLANQALAPPVVKPLKPVLPPPGVKYLEKVEDLVFELTNQHRRAKSVAPLSKDDELRDVARAYSNDMLVRRFFDHTTPDGVPYHRRISSNYRHWVRSIGENIWSAWGYKTSNASSLAKEIVDDWLSSPGHRAILLDPDFTHLGVGVSARNGTILATQEFVGKFKIFSQRELITPWLIKLNRL